The following proteins are encoded in a genomic region of Pan troglodytes isolate AG18354 chromosome 2, NHGRI_mPanTro3-v2.0_pri, whole genome shotgun sequence:
- the BRPF1 gene encoding peregrin isoform X3: MGVDFDVKTFCHNLRATKPPYECPVETCRKVYKSYSGIEYHLYHYDHDNPPPPQQTPLRKHKKKGRQSRPANKQSPSPSEVSQSPGREVMSYAQAQRMVEVDLHGRVHRISIFDNLDVVSEDEEAPEEAPENGSNKENTETPAATPKSGKHKNKEKRKDSNHHHHHNVSASTTPKLPEVVYRELEQDTPDAPPRPTSYYRYIEKSAEELDEEVEYDMDEEDYIWLDIMNDRRKTEGVSPIPQEIFEYLMDRLEKESYFESHNKGDPNALVDEDAVCCICNDGECQNSNVILFCDMCNLAVHQECYGVPYIPEGQWLCRRCLQSPSRAVDCALCPNKGGAFKQTDDGRWAHVVCALWIPEVCFANTVFLEPIDSIEHIPPARWKLTCYICKQRGSGACIQCHKANCYTAFHVTCAQQAGLYMKMEPVRETGANGTSFSVRKTAYCDIHTPPGSARRLPALSHSEGEEDEDEEEDEGKGWSSEKVKKAKAKSRIKMKKARKILAEKRAAAPVVSVPCIPPHRLSKITNRLTIQRKSQFMQRLHSYWTLKRQSRNGVPLLRRLQTHLQSQRNCDQVGRDSEDKNWALKEQLKSWQRLRHDLERARLLVELIRKREKLKRETIKVQQIAMEMQLTPFLILLRKTLEQLQEKDTGNIFSEPVPLSEVTELDEVPDYLDHIKKPMDFFTMKQNLEAYRYLNFDDFEEDFNLIVSNCLKYNAKDTIFYRAAVRLREQGGAVLRQARRQAEKMGIDFETGMHIPHSLAGDEATHHTEDAAEEERLILLENQKHLPVEEQLKLLLERLDEVNASKQSVGRSRRAKMIKKEMTALRRKLAHQRETGRDGPERHGPSSRGSLTPHPAACDKDGQTDSAAEESSSQETSKGLGPNMSSTPAHEVGRRTSVLFSKKNPKTAGPPKRPGRPPKNRESQMTPSHGGSPVGPPQLPIMSSLRQRKRGRSPRPSSSSDSDSDKSTEDPPMDLPANGFSGGNQPVKKSFLVYRNDCSLPRSSSDSESSSSSSSSAASDRTSTTPSKQGRGKPSFSRGTFPEDSSEDTSGTENEAYSVGTGRGVGHSMVRKSLGRGAGWLSEDEDSPLDALDLVWAKCRGYPSYPALIIDPKMPREGMFHHGVPIPVPPLEVLKLGEQMTQEAREHLYLVLFFDNKRTWQWLPRTKLVPLGVNQDLDKEKMLEGRKSNIRKSVQIAYHRALQHRSKVQGEQSSETSDSD, translated from the exons ATGGGGGTGGACTTTGATGTGAAGACTTTCTGCCACAACTTGCGGGCGACTAAGCCACCATACGAGTGCCCGGTGGAGACCTGCCGAAAGGTCTACAAGAGTTACAGTGGTATTGAGTACCACCTGTACCACTATGACCACGACAACCCACCACCCCCACAACAAACTCCACTCCGCAAGCACAAGAAGAAGGGGCGCCAGTCACGCCCAGCCAACAAGCAGTCACCCAGCCCCTCAGAGGTCTCACAGTCACCAGGCCGTGAGGTGATGAGCTATGCACAGGCCCAGCGCATGGTGGAGGTGGACTTGCATGGCCGCGTCCACCGCATCAGCATCTTTGACAACCTGGATGTGGTGTCAGAGGATGAGGAAGCCCCCGAGGAGGCCCCTGAGAATGGCAGCAACAAGGAGAACACTGAGACACCAGCTGCTACTCCCAAGTCAGGCAAACATAAGAACAAGGAGAAGCGCAAGGACtccaaccatcaccaccaccacaatgtTTCTGCGAGCACCACTCCCAAGCTGCCAGAGGTGGTCTATCGGGAGCTGGAACAGGACACCCCTGATGCCCCACCCCGGCCAACTTCCTATTACCG GTACATCGAGAAGTCTGCAGAGGAGCTGGACGAGGAAGTAGAGTATGACATGGACGAGGAGGACTACATCTGGCTGGATATCATGAATGACCGTCGGAAGACAGAGGGTGTAAGTCCCATCCCGCAGGAGATCTTTGAGTACCTAATGGACCGACTGGAGAAGGAGTCGTACTTTGAGAGTCATAATAAAGGCGACCCTAATGCGCTAGTGGACGAGGATGCTGTTTGCTGTATCTGCAATGATGGTGAGTGCCAGAACAGCAATGTCATCCTCTTCTGTGACATGTGCAACCTGGCCGTGCACCAGGAGTGCTACGGTGTCCCCTATATCCCTGAGGGCCAGTGGCTGTGCCGCCGTTGCCTGCAGTCACCCTCTCGTGCTGTGGATTGTGCCCTGTGCCCCAACAAGGGCGGTGCCTTCAAGCAGACAGATGACGGGCGCTGGGCCCATGTGGTGTGTGCCTTGTGGATCCCTGAGGTCTGCTTCGCCAACACGGTCTTCCTAGAGCCTATTGACAGCATTGAGCACATCCCACCAGCTCGCTGGAAGCTCACCTGCTACATTTGCAAACAACGGGGCTCAGGGGCCTGCATCCAGTGCCACAAGGCCAACTGTTACACAGCTTTCCATGTGACATGCGCCCAGCAGGCTGGCCTTTACATGAAGATGGAGCCTGTGCGGGAGACAGGCGCCAACGGCACCTCTTTCAGTGTCCGCAAGACAGCCTACTGCGACATCCACACGCCTCCAGGTTCAGCACGCCGACTGCCTGCCCTGTCCCACAGCGAGGGTGAGGAGGatgaagatgaggaggaggatgagggtaAGGGCTGGAGCTCAGAGAAAGTCAAGAAGGCCAAGGCCAAGTCCCGGATCAAAATGAAGAAGGCACGGAAGATCCTGGCAGAGAAGCGGGCAGCAGCACCTGTGGTGTCAGTGCCCTGCATCCCACCACACAG gcttagtAAAATCACCAACCGCCTGACCATCCAAAGGAAGAGCCAGTTCATGCAGAGGCTGCACAGCTACTGGACACTGAAGCGGCAGTCACGGAATGGGGTCCCATTGCTACGTCGCCTGCAgacacacctgcaatctcagagGAACTGTGACCAAGTTGGG AGAGATTCTGAGGATAAGAACTGGGCCCTTAAAGAACAGCTCAAGTCCTGGCAGCGGCTCCGGCATGACTTGGAGCGAGCTCGGCTGCTTGTGGAATTGATCCGCAAGCGGGAAAAACTCAAAAGGGAGACG ATCAAGGTTCAGCAGATTGCCATGGAGATGCAGCTGACTCCTTTCCTCATCCTTCTTCGCAAAACCTTGGAGCAGCTCCAAGAGAAGGACACAGGCAACATCTTCAGCGAGCCGGTCCCTCTGTCTGAGGTAACCGAATTGGACGAA GTACCTGACTACCTAGACCACATCAAAAAGCCCATGGACTTTTTCACCATGAAGCAGAACTTGGAGGCTTACCGCTACCTGAATTTTGATGATTTTGAGGAGGACTTCAACCTCATCGTCAGCAACTGCCTCAAGTATAACGCCAAGGACACCATCTTCTACCGGGCAGCAGTGCGGCTTCGTGAGCAGGGTGGTGCTGTGCTCCGCCAGGCCCGGCGCCAGGCAGAAAAAATGGGCATTGACTTTGAGACGGGCATGCATATTCCCCACAGCCTGGCTGGAGATGAGGCCACACACCACACTGAAGATG CAGCCGAGGAAGAGCGGCTGATCTTGCTGGAGAACCAGAAGCACCTGCCAGTGGAAGAACAGCTAAAGCTGCTTCTGGAGCGGCTGGACGAAGTGAATGCCAGCAAGCAGAGTGTGGGCCGCTCACGGCGTGCGAAGATGATCAAGAAAGAGATGACGGCACTGCGGCGGAAGCTTGCCCATCAGCGAGAGACGGGACGTGATGGCCCTGAGCGGCATGGCCCCTCGAGCCGGGGTAGTCTGACACCCCACCCGGCAGCCTGTGACAAGGATGGGCAGACAGATAGTGCGGCAGAGGAGAGCAGCAGCCAGGAGACAAGCAAAG GCCTGGGTCCCAACATGTCCTCAACCCCCGCACATGAGGTGGGCAGGAGAACCTCAGTTCTGTTCTCCAAAAAGAACCCGAAGACAGCTGGACCGCCCAAGAGGCCGGGCCGGCCCCCCAAAAACCGGGAGAGCCAGATGACCCCCAGCCACGGAGGCAGTCCTGTGGGGCCCCCCCAGCTCCCCATCATGAGTTCCCTGCGTCAGCGCAAGCGGGGTAGGAGCCCCCGGCCCAGTTCGAGCTCAGACAGCGACAGTGATAAGTCCACAGAAGACCCCCCAATGG ACTTACCAGCCAACGGCTTCAGCGGTGGAAACCAACCAGTGAAGAAGAGTTTCTTGGTATACCGTAATGACTGCAGCCTTCCCCGGAGCAGCTCAGACTCTGAGTCCAGCAGCAGTAGCAGTAGCAGCGCTGCTTCAGACCGGACCAG CACAACGCCCTCAAAACAAGGCCGGGGCAAACCCTCCTTCTCTCGGGGCACTTTCCCAGAGGACAGCAGTGAGGATACCTCAGGCACTGAGAATGAGGCCTACTCCGTGGGCACTGGCCGCGGCGTGGGCCACAGCA TGGTAAGGAAGAGTCTGGGCCGGGGAGCTGGCTGGCTGTCAGAGGATGAGGACTCCCCGCTGGATGCTCTGGACCTCGTGTGGGCCAAATGCCGAGGCTATCCATCATACCCAGCTCTG ATCATTGATCCAAAGATGCCCCGAGAAGGTATGTTCCACCATGGGGTTCCCATCCCTGTGCCCCCACTGGAGGTGCTGAAACTTGGGGAGCAGATGACCCAGGAAGCCCGAGAGCATCTCTACCTCGTCCTCTTCTTTGACAACAAACGAACCTG GCAGTGGCTGCCCAGGACCAAGCTGGTTCCTCTGGGTGTGAACCAGGACCTAGACAAGGAGAAGATGCTGGAGGGCCGCAAGTCCAACATCCGCAAGTCAGTACAGATCGCCTACCACAGGGCTCTGCAGCACCGCAGCAAGGTGCAAGGCGAGCAGAGCAGTGAGACCAGCGATAGTGATTGA
- the BRPF1 gene encoding peregrin isoform X7 produces the protein MGVDFDVKTFCHNLRATKPPYECPVETCRKVYKSYSGIEYHLYHYDHDNPPPPQQTPLRKHKKKGRQSRPANKQSPSPSEVSQSPGREVMSYAQAQRMVEVDLHGRVHRISIFDNLDVVSEDEEAPEEAPENGSNKENTETPAATPKSGKHKNKEKRKDSNHHHHHNVSASTTPKLPEVVYRELEQDTPDAPPRPTSYYRYIEKSAEELDEEVEYDMDEEDYIWLDIMNDRRKTEGVSPIPQEIFEYLMDRLEKESYFESHNKGDPNALVDEDAVCCICNDGECQNSNVILFCDMCNLAVHQECYGVPYIPEGQWLCRRCLQSPSRAVDCALCPNKGGAFKQTDDGRWAHVVCALWIPEVCFANTVFLEPIDSIEHIPPARWKLTCYICKQRGSGACIQCHKANCYTAFHVTCAQQAGLYMKMEPVRETGANGTSFSVRKTAYCDIHTPPGSARRLPALSHSEGEEDEDEEEDEGKGWSSEKVKKAKAKSRIKMKKARKILAEKRAAAPVVSVPCIPPHRLSKITNRLTIQRKSQFMQRLHSYWTLKRQSRNGVPLLRRLQTHLQSQRNCDQVGRDSEDKNWALKEQLKSWQRLRHDLERARLLVELIRKREKLKRETIKVQQIAMEMQLTPFLILLRKTLEQLQEKDTGNIFSEPVPLSEVTELDEVPDYLDHIKKPMDFFTMKQNLEAYRYLNFDDFEEDFNLIVSNCLKYNAKDTIFYRAAVRLREQGGAVLRQARRQAEKMGIDFETGMHIPHSLAGDEATHHTEDAAEEERLILLENQKHLPVEEQLKLLLERLDEVNASKQSVGRSRRAKMIKKEMTALRRKLAHQRETGRDGPERHGPSSRGSLTPHPAACDKDGQTDSAAEESSSQETSKDLPANGFSGGNQPVKKSFLVYRNDCSLPRSSSDSESSSSSSSSAASDRTSTTPSKQGRGKPSFSRGTFPEDSSEDTSGTENEAYSVGTGRGVGHSMVRKSLGRGAGWLSEDEDSPLDALDLVWAKCRGYPSYPALIIDPKMPREGMFHHGVPIPVPPLEVLKLGEQMTQEAREHLYLVLFFDNKRTWQWLPRTKLVPLGVNQDLDKEKMLEGRKSNIRKSVQIAYHRALQHRSKVQGEQSSETSDSD, from the exons ATGGGGGTGGACTTTGATGTGAAGACTTTCTGCCACAACTTGCGGGCGACTAAGCCACCATACGAGTGCCCGGTGGAGACCTGCCGAAAGGTCTACAAGAGTTACAGTGGTATTGAGTACCACCTGTACCACTATGACCACGACAACCCACCACCCCCACAACAAACTCCACTCCGCAAGCACAAGAAGAAGGGGCGCCAGTCACGCCCAGCCAACAAGCAGTCACCCAGCCCCTCAGAGGTCTCACAGTCACCAGGCCGTGAGGTGATGAGCTATGCACAGGCCCAGCGCATGGTGGAGGTGGACTTGCATGGCCGCGTCCACCGCATCAGCATCTTTGACAACCTGGATGTGGTGTCAGAGGATGAGGAAGCCCCCGAGGAGGCCCCTGAGAATGGCAGCAACAAGGAGAACACTGAGACACCAGCTGCTACTCCCAAGTCAGGCAAACATAAGAACAAGGAGAAGCGCAAGGACtccaaccatcaccaccaccacaatgtTTCTGCGAGCACCACTCCCAAGCTGCCAGAGGTGGTCTATCGGGAGCTGGAACAGGACACCCCTGATGCCCCACCCCGGCCAACTTCCTATTACCG GTACATCGAGAAGTCTGCAGAGGAGCTGGACGAGGAAGTAGAGTATGACATGGACGAGGAGGACTACATCTGGCTGGATATCATGAATGACCGTCGGAAGACAGAGGGTGTAAGTCCCATCCCGCAGGAGATCTTTGAGTACCTAATGGACCGACTGGAGAAGGAGTCGTACTTTGAGAGTCATAATAAAGGCGACCCTAATGCGCTAGTGGACGAGGATGCTGTTTGCTGTATCTGCAATGATGGTGAGTGCCAGAACAGCAATGTCATCCTCTTCTGTGACATGTGCAACCTGGCCGTGCACCAGGAGTGCTACGGTGTCCCCTATATCCCTGAGGGCCAGTGGCTGTGCCGCCGTTGCCTGCAGTCACCCTCTCGTGCTGTGGATTGTGCCCTGTGCCCCAACAAGGGCGGTGCCTTCAAGCAGACAGATGACGGGCGCTGGGCCCATGTGGTGTGTGCCTTGTGGATCCCTGAGGTCTGCTTCGCCAACACGGTCTTCCTAGAGCCTATTGACAGCATTGAGCACATCCCACCAGCTCGCTGGAAGCTCACCTGCTACATTTGCAAACAACGGGGCTCAGGGGCCTGCATCCAGTGCCACAAGGCCAACTGTTACACAGCTTTCCATGTGACATGCGCCCAGCAGGCTGGCCTTTACATGAAGATGGAGCCTGTGCGGGAGACAGGCGCCAACGGCACCTCTTTCAGTGTCCGCAAGACAGCCTACTGCGACATCCACACGCCTCCAGGTTCAGCACGCCGACTGCCTGCCCTGTCCCACAGCGAGGGTGAGGAGGatgaagatgaggaggaggatgagggtaAGGGCTGGAGCTCAGAGAAAGTCAAGAAGGCCAAGGCCAAGTCCCGGATCAAAATGAAGAAGGCACGGAAGATCCTGGCAGAGAAGCGGGCAGCAGCACCTGTGGTGTCAGTGCCCTGCATCCCACCACACAG gcttagtAAAATCACCAACCGCCTGACCATCCAAAGGAAGAGCCAGTTCATGCAGAGGCTGCACAGCTACTGGACACTGAAGCGGCAGTCACGGAATGGGGTCCCATTGCTACGTCGCCTGCAgacacacctgcaatctcagagGAACTGTGACCAAGTTGGG AGAGATTCTGAGGATAAGAACTGGGCCCTTAAAGAACAGCTCAAGTCCTGGCAGCGGCTCCGGCATGACTTGGAGCGAGCTCGGCTGCTTGTGGAATTGATCCGCAAGCGGGAAAAACTCAAAAGGGAGACG ATCAAGGTTCAGCAGATTGCCATGGAGATGCAGCTGACTCCTTTCCTCATCCTTCTTCGCAAAACCTTGGAGCAGCTCCAAGAGAAGGACACAGGCAACATCTTCAGCGAGCCGGTCCCTCTGTCTGAGGTAACCGAATTGGACGAA GTACCTGACTACCTAGACCACATCAAAAAGCCCATGGACTTTTTCACCATGAAGCAGAACTTGGAGGCTTACCGCTACCTGAATTTTGATGATTTTGAGGAGGACTTCAACCTCATCGTCAGCAACTGCCTCAAGTATAACGCCAAGGACACCATCTTCTACCGGGCAGCAGTGCGGCTTCGTGAGCAGGGTGGTGCTGTGCTCCGCCAGGCCCGGCGCCAGGCAGAAAAAATGGGCATTGACTTTGAGACGGGCATGCATATTCCCCACAGCCTGGCTGGAGATGAGGCCACACACCACACTGAAGATG CAGCCGAGGAAGAGCGGCTGATCTTGCTGGAGAACCAGAAGCACCTGCCAGTGGAAGAACAGCTAAAGCTGCTTCTGGAGCGGCTGGACGAAGTGAATGCCAGCAAGCAGAGTGTGGGCCGCTCACGGCGTGCGAAGATGATCAAGAAAGAGATGACGGCACTGCGGCGGAAGCTTGCCCATCAGCGAGAGACGGGACGTGATGGCCCTGAGCGGCATGGCCCCTCGAGCCGGGGTAGTCTGACACCCCACCCGGCAGCCTGTGACAAGGATGGGCAGACAGATAGTGCGGCAGAGGAGAGCAGCAGCCAGGAGACAAGCAAAG ACTTACCAGCCAACGGCTTCAGCGGTGGAAACCAACCAGTGAAGAAGAGTTTCTTGGTATACCGTAATGACTGCAGCCTTCCCCGGAGCAGCTCAGACTCTGAGTCCAGCAGCAGTAGCAGTAGCAGCGCTGCTTCAGACCGGACCAG CACAACGCCCTCAAAACAAGGCCGGGGCAAACCCTCCTTCTCTCGGGGCACTTTCCCAGAGGACAGCAGTGAGGATACCTCAGGCACTGAGAATGAGGCCTACTCCGTGGGCACTGGCCGCGGCGTGGGCCACAGCA TGGTAAGGAAGAGTCTGGGCCGGGGAGCTGGCTGGCTGTCAGAGGATGAGGACTCCCCGCTGGATGCTCTGGACCTCGTGTGGGCCAAATGCCGAGGCTATCCATCATACCCAGCTCTG ATCATTGATCCAAAGATGCCCCGAGAAGGTATGTTCCACCATGGGGTTCCCATCCCTGTGCCCCCACTGGAGGTGCTGAAACTTGGGGAGCAGATGACCCAGGAAGCCCGAGAGCATCTCTACCTCGTCCTCTTCTTTGACAACAAACGAACCTG GCAGTGGCTGCCCAGGACCAAGCTGGTTCCTCTGGGTGTGAACCAGGACCTAGACAAGGAGAAGATGCTGGAGGGCCGCAAGTCCAACATCCGCAAGTCAGTACAGATCGCCTACCACAGGGCTCTGCAGCACCGCAGCAAGGTGCAAGGCGAGCAGAGCAGTGAGACCAGCGATAGTGATTGA
- the BRPF1 gene encoding peregrin isoform X10, translating into MGVDFDVKTFCHNLRATKPPYECPVETCRKVYKSYSGIEYHLYHYDHDNPPPPQQTPLRKHKKKGRQSRPANKQSPSPSEVSQSPGREVMSYAQAQRMVEVDLHGRVHRISIFDNLDVVSEDEEAPEEAPENGSNKENTETPAATPKSGKHKNKEKRKDSNHHHHHNVSASTTPKLPEVVYRELEQDTPDAPPRPTSYYRYIEKSAEELDEEVEYDMDEEDYIWLDIMNDRRKTEGVSPIPQEIFEYLMDRLEKESYFESHNKGDPNALVDEDAVCCICNDGECQNSNVILFCDMCNLAVHQECYGVPYIPEGQWLCRRCLQSPSRAVDCALCPNKGGAFKQTDDGRWAHVVCALWIPEVCFANTVFLEPIDSIEHIPPARWKLTCYICKQRGSGACIQCHKANCYTAFHVTCAQQAGLYMKMEPVRETGANGTSFSVRKTAYCDIHTPPGSARRLPALSHSEGEEDEDEEEDEGKGWSSEKVKKAKAKSRIKMKKARKILAEKRAAAPVVSVPCIPPHRLSKITNRLTIQRKSQFMQRLHSYWTLKRQSRNGVPLLRRLQTHLQSQRNCDQVGRDSEDKNWALKEQLKSWQRLRHDLERARLLVELIRKREKLKRETIKVQQIAMEMQLTPFLILLRKTLEQLQEKDTGNIFSEPVPLSEVPDYLDHIKKPMDFFTMKQNLEAYRYLNFDDFEEDFNLIVSNCLKYNAKDTIFYRAAVRLREQGGAVLRQARRQAEKMGIDFETGMHIPHSLAGDEATHHTEDAEEERLILLENQKHLPVEEQLKLLLERLDEVNASKQSVGRSRRAKMIKKEMTALRRKLAHQRETGRDGPERHGPSSRGSLTPHPAACDKDGQTDSAAEESSSQETSKDLPANGFSGGNQPVKKSFLVYRNDCSLPRSSSDSESSSSSSSSAASDRTSTTPSKQGRGKPSFSRGTFPEDSSEDTSGTENEAYSVGTGRGVGHSMVRKSLGRGAGWLSEDEDSPLDALDLVWAKCRGYPSYPALIIDPKMPREGMFHHGVPIPVPPLEVLKLGEQMTQEAREHLYLVLFFDNKRTWQWLPRTKLVPLGVNQDLDKEKMLEGRKSNIRKSVQIAYHRALQHRSKVQGEQSSETSDSD; encoded by the exons ATGGGGGTGGACTTTGATGTGAAGACTTTCTGCCACAACTTGCGGGCGACTAAGCCACCATACGAGTGCCCGGTGGAGACCTGCCGAAAGGTCTACAAGAGTTACAGTGGTATTGAGTACCACCTGTACCACTATGACCACGACAACCCACCACCCCCACAACAAACTCCACTCCGCAAGCACAAGAAGAAGGGGCGCCAGTCACGCCCAGCCAACAAGCAGTCACCCAGCCCCTCAGAGGTCTCACAGTCACCAGGCCGTGAGGTGATGAGCTATGCACAGGCCCAGCGCATGGTGGAGGTGGACTTGCATGGCCGCGTCCACCGCATCAGCATCTTTGACAACCTGGATGTGGTGTCAGAGGATGAGGAAGCCCCCGAGGAGGCCCCTGAGAATGGCAGCAACAAGGAGAACACTGAGACACCAGCTGCTACTCCCAAGTCAGGCAAACATAAGAACAAGGAGAAGCGCAAGGACtccaaccatcaccaccaccacaatgtTTCTGCGAGCACCACTCCCAAGCTGCCAGAGGTGGTCTATCGGGAGCTGGAACAGGACACCCCTGATGCCCCACCCCGGCCAACTTCCTATTACCG GTACATCGAGAAGTCTGCAGAGGAGCTGGACGAGGAAGTAGAGTATGACATGGACGAGGAGGACTACATCTGGCTGGATATCATGAATGACCGTCGGAAGACAGAGGGTGTAAGTCCCATCCCGCAGGAGATCTTTGAGTACCTAATGGACCGACTGGAGAAGGAGTCGTACTTTGAGAGTCATAATAAAGGCGACCCTAATGCGCTAGTGGACGAGGATGCTGTTTGCTGTATCTGCAATGATGGTGAGTGCCAGAACAGCAATGTCATCCTCTTCTGTGACATGTGCAACCTGGCCGTGCACCAGGAGTGCTACGGTGTCCCCTATATCCCTGAGGGCCAGTGGCTGTGCCGCCGTTGCCTGCAGTCACCCTCTCGTGCTGTGGATTGTGCCCTGTGCCCCAACAAGGGCGGTGCCTTCAAGCAGACAGATGACGGGCGCTGGGCCCATGTGGTGTGTGCCTTGTGGATCCCTGAGGTCTGCTTCGCCAACACGGTCTTCCTAGAGCCTATTGACAGCATTGAGCACATCCCACCAGCTCGCTGGAAGCTCACCTGCTACATTTGCAAACAACGGGGCTCAGGGGCCTGCATCCAGTGCCACAAGGCCAACTGTTACACAGCTTTCCATGTGACATGCGCCCAGCAGGCTGGCCTTTACATGAAGATGGAGCCTGTGCGGGAGACAGGCGCCAACGGCACCTCTTTCAGTGTCCGCAAGACAGCCTACTGCGACATCCACACGCCTCCAGGTTCAGCACGCCGACTGCCTGCCCTGTCCCACAGCGAGGGTGAGGAGGatgaagatgaggaggaggatgagggtaAGGGCTGGAGCTCAGAGAAAGTCAAGAAGGCCAAGGCCAAGTCCCGGATCAAAATGAAGAAGGCACGGAAGATCCTGGCAGAGAAGCGGGCAGCAGCACCTGTGGTGTCAGTGCCCTGCATCCCACCACACAG gcttagtAAAATCACCAACCGCCTGACCATCCAAAGGAAGAGCCAGTTCATGCAGAGGCTGCACAGCTACTGGACACTGAAGCGGCAGTCACGGAATGGGGTCCCATTGCTACGTCGCCTGCAgacacacctgcaatctcagagGAACTGTGACCAAGTTGGG AGAGATTCTGAGGATAAGAACTGGGCCCTTAAAGAACAGCTCAAGTCCTGGCAGCGGCTCCGGCATGACTTGGAGCGAGCTCGGCTGCTTGTGGAATTGATCCGCAAGCGGGAAAAACTCAAAAGGGAGACG ATCAAGGTTCAGCAGATTGCCATGGAGATGCAGCTGACTCCTTTCCTCATCCTTCTTCGCAAAACCTTGGAGCAGCTCCAAGAGAAGGACACAGGCAACATCTTCAGCGAGCCGGTCCCTCTGTCTGAG GTACCTGACTACCTAGACCACATCAAAAAGCCCATGGACTTTTTCACCATGAAGCAGAACTTGGAGGCTTACCGCTACCTGAATTTTGATGATTTTGAGGAGGACTTCAACCTCATCGTCAGCAACTGCCTCAAGTATAACGCCAAGGACACCATCTTCTACCGGGCAGCAGTGCGGCTTCGTGAGCAGGGTGGTGCTGTGCTCCGCCAGGCCCGGCGCCAGGCAGAAAAAATGGGCATTGACTTTGAGACGGGCATGCATATTCCCCACAGCCTGGCTGGAGATGAGGCCACACACCACACTGAAGATG CCGAGGAAGAGCGGCTGATCTTGCTGGAGAACCAGAAGCACCTGCCAGTGGAAGAACAGCTAAAGCTGCTTCTGGAGCGGCTGGACGAAGTGAATGCCAGCAAGCAGAGTGTGGGCCGCTCACGGCGTGCGAAGATGATCAAGAAAGAGATGACGGCACTGCGGCGGAAGCTTGCCCATCAGCGAGAGACGGGACGTGATGGCCCTGAGCGGCATGGCCCCTCGAGCCGGGGTAGTCTGACACCCCACCCGGCAGCCTGTGACAAGGATGGGCAGACAGATAGTGCGGCAGAGGAGAGCAGCAGCCAGGAGACAAGCAAAG ACTTACCAGCCAACGGCTTCAGCGGTGGAAACCAACCAGTGAAGAAGAGTTTCTTGGTATACCGTAATGACTGCAGCCTTCCCCGGAGCAGCTCAGACTCTGAGTCCAGCAGCAGTAGCAGTAGCAGCGCTGCTTCAGACCGGACCAG CACAACGCCCTCAAAACAAGGCCGGGGCAAACCCTCCTTCTCTCGGGGCACTTTCCCAGAGGACAGCAGTGAGGATACCTCAGGCACTGAGAATGAGGCCTACTCCGTGGGCACTGGCCGCGGCGTGGGCCACAGCA TGGTAAGGAAGAGTCTGGGCCGGGGAGCTGGCTGGCTGTCAGAGGATGAGGACTCCCCGCTGGATGCTCTGGACCTCGTGTGGGCCAAATGCCGAGGCTATCCATCATACCCAGCTCTG ATCATTGATCCAAAGATGCCCCGAGAAGGTATGTTCCACCATGGGGTTCCCATCCCTGTGCCCCCACTGGAGGTGCTGAAACTTGGGGAGCAGATGACCCAGGAAGCCCGAGAGCATCTCTACCTCGTCCTCTTCTTTGACAACAAACGAACCTG GCAGTGGCTGCCCAGGACCAAGCTGGTTCCTCTGGGTGTGAACCAGGACCTAGACAAGGAGAAGATGCTGGAGGGCCGCAAGTCCAACATCCGCAAGTCAGTACAGATCGCCTACCACAGGGCTCTGCAGCACCGCAGCAAGGTGCAAGGCGAGCAGAGCAGTGAGACCAGCGATAGTGATTGA